From a region of the Chrysemys picta bellii isolate R12L10 unplaced genomic scaffold, ASM1138683v2 scaf1695, whole genome shotgun sequence genome:
- the LOC101934868 gene encoding LOW QUALITY PROTEIN: guanylate-binding protein 1 (The sequence of the model RefSeq protein was modified relative to this genomic sequence to represent the inferred CDS: deleted 1 base in 1 codon), with protein sequence MWCLPHPRRAGHTLVLLDTEGLGDVEKGDAKNDVWIFTLAVLLSGTLVYNSLGTIDQRALEQLHYVTELTEHIKVKVAGEGGRQKGEDSAEFVHFFPAFVWAVRDFTLQLELDGREITEDEYLENALKRRQGQPEKLDLPKKYLRQYFPSRKCFVFDRPAPRCDLARLDELPEAALSPDFLEPAQRFCSHIHQHAGTKTLPGGHVVTGTLLGNLAVTYVIAIRSGAVPCMESAVLALAQIENSAAVGEAVAVYEEQLEWRAALPTESVQELLEVHAQCEREALRAFMARAFKDDEQQYQQQLKDKLDSKRTELCHRNEEASSDRCKAVLMELSQELEERVREGSYSVPGGYQRFLADQREMVEKYQRVPWKGIMAAEVLQEFLKSKETVAQAVLQTDQSLTDRQREIEAERARAEAAEREAQLSQEMQAKTEQLLQDQTRSHQEHVQQLTAKMEQDRKQLLAEQERALALKLQEQERLLREGFRGEAARLEQQMQNLRQEMNRPRRSVCVVC encoded by the exons ATGtggtgcctgccccacccccgccggGCCGGCCACACCCTGGTGCTGCTG GACACCGAGGGGCTGGGCGACGTGGAGAAG GGCGATGCGAAGAACGACGTGTGGATCTTCACGCTGGCCGTGCTGCTCAGCGGCACCCTGGTCTACAACAGCCTGGGCACCATCGACCAGCGCGCCCTGGAGCAGCTGCA CTACGTGACGGAGCTGACGGAGCACATCAAGGTGAAGGTGGCAGGTGAGGGCGGCCGGCAGAAGGGGGAGGATTCAGCTGAATTCGTGCACTTTTTCCCGGCCTTCGTGTGGGCCGTGCGGGATTTCACgctgcagctggagctggacGGGCGGGAGATCACCGAGGACGAGTACCTGGAGAACGCCCTGAAACGCAGACAAG gccaGCCCGAGAAGCTGGATCTGCCCAAGAAGTACTTGCGCCAGTACTTCCCCTCCCGCAAGTGCTTTGTGTTCgaccgcccggccccgcgctgcgACCTGGCCCGGCTGGACGAGCTGCCCGAGGCAGCGCTGAGCCCCGACTTCCTGGAGCCGGCGCAGCGCTTCTGCAGCCACATCCACCAGCACGCGGGCACCAAAACCCTCCCCGGCGGCCACGTGGTGACGGGCACCT TGCTGGGGAACCTGGCGGTGACCTACGTGATCGCCATCCGCAGCGGGGCGGTGCCCTGCATGGAGAGCGCGGTGCTGGCCCTGGCGCAGATCGAGAACTCGGCGGCGGTGGGGGAGGCCGTGGCTGTCTACGAGGAGCAGCTGGAGTGGCGGGCGGCGCTGCCCACGGAGAGCgtgcaggagctgctggaggtgcaCGCCCAGTGCGAGCGGGAGGCGCTGCGGGCGTTCATGGCGCGCGCCTTCAAGGACGACGAGCAGCAATACCAGCAGCAGCTTAAG GACAAGCTGGACTCCAAGCGCACTGAGCTCTGCCACCGGAATGAGGAGGCGTCGTCGGACCGGTGCAAGGCCGTGCTCATGGAGCTGTcgcaggagctggaggagcggGTCCGCGAGGGGAGCTACTCGGTGCCCGGGGGCTACCAGCGCTTCCTGGCCGACCAGCGGGAGATGGTGGAGAAATACCAGCGGGTGCCATGGAAAGGGATCATG GCGGCCGAGGTGCTGCAGGAGTTTCTGAAGTCCAAGGAGACGGTGGCCCAGGCCGTCCTGCAGACGGACCAGAGCCTCACGGACAGACAGAGGGAGATCGAAG cggagCGGGCGCGGGCCGAGGCGGCCGAGCGGGAGGCCCAGCTGAGCCAGGAGATGCAGGCCAAGacggagcagctgctgcaggaccaGACGCGCAGCCACCAGGAGCACGTCCAGCAGCTGACGGCCAAGATGGAGCAGGATAGGAAGCAGCTGCTGGCCGAGCAGGAGAGAGCGCTGGCCCTGAAACTGCAG GAGCAGGAGCGGCTGCTGCGCGAGGGATTCCGGGGGGAGGCGGCGCGGTTGGAGCAGCAGATGCAGAACCTGAGGCAGGAGATGAACCGGCCCCGGCGCTCCGTCTGCGTCGTCTGCTGA